Proteins encoded by one window of Agelaius phoeniceus isolate bAgePho1 chromosome 5, bAgePho1.hap1, whole genome shotgun sequence:
- the LOC129118988 gene encoding uncharacterized protein LOC129118988 isoform X2, giving the protein MSGALKLSCSSLIFVLSFRCRRMKSRAEPLIPGEGIPPSRKSRLRAAVKAEWARWSTCHLSWPGMPIPGAVAALGTPRNRGGQVSSGHPLESNQDLRYPEEPRSQSLETTAPRHTRSTFQHPRPTEDGFCPLLFQKLSVGASGLEKGKNLYYHRGQFDVSLAERSVVGPALWKKRERVSPQPDQSLCRAGQFRPISGFS; this is encoded by the exons atgtctggagctcttaagttatcctgcagctctttgatttttgtcctttctttcaggtgcagaaggatgaaatccagggcagagcccctcatcccgggtgaggggattcccccgagcag gaagtcaaggctgagagcagcagtcaaggccgagtgggcgag gtggtccACTTGCCATCTATCCTGGCCGGGCATGCCCATTCCAG gtgctgtcgctgccctaggcacgccaaggaacagaggagggcag gtatcttctgggcaccctctggagtcaaatcaagatttgag gtacccTGAGGAGCCTCGTAGCCAAAGCTTGGAAACGACAGCACCGAGGCACACACGGAGCACGTTTCAACATCCACGTCCgaccgaggatggattttgtccgctcctcttccaaaagctaagtgtcggggccagtggtttggagaaggggaaaaacctttactatcACAGAGGGCAATTTGATGTCAGCTTAGCAGAGAGGTCTGTAGTGGGACCGGCTCtctggaagaaaagggagagggtttctcctcagcctgaccagagcctttgccgggcagggcagttccgacCCATCTCAGGATTCTCGTGA
- the LOC129118988 gene encoding uncharacterized protein LOC129118988 isoform X1, with translation MCRSTFFSVSRIFLLRSLRTEMEPITICWLWSVGWRWFSNRGILDWSPVQCLLDDQSWSSCVGAVSSPSLLKGGVKILVSSLVLGTLKHRHNQQPSSHPSHPVPALRRSTSASRQRRPWSLPLSCRRRCMAGRAAPSPPHPPASELLDGVAPLPLQPWASQRFLPRLQPQSRSRSSTASHTPRPARRHDDCLRCSSDGTHACAVATTPAPMISLRADSSNHSAASGISCTHAQFYLHGPAATPHCFCRSFGTARSWFRAAACRCPATAGIPVPCHTTSAATVSIHGTTAGENCSALHVSFCVSPSAGHREIPLQCRA, from the exons ATGTGTCGCAGCACGTTCTTCAGCGTCTCGA ggatttttctcctgagaagcctcagaacagaaatggaaccaataacgatctgctggctgtggagtgtgggctggagatggtttagcaacaggggcatcttggattggtctcctgtgcagtgtctacttgatgaccaatcatggtccagctgcgtcggggctgtgagcagtcccag ccttctgaaaggtggagtcaagattctcgtctcttcccttgtcctggggaccctcaaacaccgccACAATCAGCAGCCGAGCAG CCACCCAAGCCACCCCGTGCCGGCGCTGCGGCGCTCCACCTCAGCCTCCCGTCAGCGCCGCCCGTGGTcgcttcccctctcctgccgccgccgctgcatGGCGGGCCGAGCTGCGCCTTCCCCACCGCACCCTCCCGCTTCAGAGCTTCTGGATGGTGTGGCTCCGCTGCCTCTGCAACCATGGGCGTCCCAACGTTTCCTTCCACGGCTGCAGCCGCAGTCCCGTTCCCGCAGCTCCACCGCCTCCCAcaccccccggcccgcccgccgccatgATGACTGCCTGCGCTGCAGTAGTGACGGAACCCATGCATGCGCAGTTGCTACAACCCCAGCACCAATGATATCACTCCGCGCCGACTCATCGAACCACAGCGCTGCTTCAGGGATCAGCTGCACGCATGCGCAGTTCTATCTCCACGGCCCCGCTGCCACCCCCCACTGCTTTTGCCGCAGCTTTGGCACAGCCCGGTCCTGGTTCCGAGCCGCTGCGTGCCGCTGTCCggccacagccggcatccctgtgccctgtcacaCCACTTCTGCCGCCACTGTGTCTATACACGGCACCACAGCAGGTGAAAACTGCAGCGCCTTGCATGTATCCTTCTGCGTCTCTCCTTCTGCCGGGCACCGAGAGATCCCTCTGCAGTGCCGCGCGTAA
- the LOC129134057 gene encoding uncharacterized protein LOC129134057 isoform X1, which translates to MTRLLSASVLVALSSTQTDGAASLSSKTQRWPGEWRAQGAPGWILLMAQGTQKIFFPSSPTETFCVQSPLSARSLEKLEKSPRDIFHPEIQKGREGLSYPGRQTQRCPRRYRDCKNHKKQLGLQRKQTGENKRSCSDAFTEAMAGESQLLEKRRQYYPCAARNCATAVSSAVSALKVATFTCR; encoded by the exons atgacacggctgctgagtgcctcagtgctcgtggctctttcttccacgcaaacagatggagcggcatcgctgagcagtaaaacacagcgatggcccggagaatggcgagcgcaaggagcgccgggctggatccttctgatggcacag ggtactcagaaaatatttttcccttcgagtcccactgaaacattctgcgtgcaatctccgttaag tgccaggagtctggagaaactggagaagagcccaagagacatttttcatcctgagatacaaaag ggcagggaaggactctcgtatcccggtcgtcagactcagcgctgcccgagaagatacagagactgtaaaaatcataagaagcaactaggactgcagaggaaacaaactggagagaacaaaag gtcgtgctctgatgcatttacagaagccatggcaggagagagtcagctgctggagaagaggagacagtattatccctgtgcagcacggaactgtgctactgctgtgtcatcagctgtgtctgcactgaaagtagccaccttcacttgtaggtag
- the LOC129118988 gene encoding uncharacterized protein LOC129118988 isoform X3, whose product MSGALKLSCSSLIFVLSFRCRRMKSRAEPLIPGEGIPPSRKSRLRAAVKAEWARWSTCHLSWPGMPIPGVCSLRCCRCPRHAKEQRRAGIFWAPSGVKSRFEVP is encoded by the exons atgtctggagctcttaagttatcctgcagctctttgatttttgtcctttctttcaggtgcagaaggatgaaatccagggcagagcccctcatcccgggtgaggggattcccccgagcag gaagtcaaggctgagagcagcagtcaaggccgagtgggcgag gtggtccACTTGCCATCTATCCTGGCCGGGCATGCCCATTCCAGGTGTGTGCAGCTTAAG gtgctgtcgctgccctaggcacgccaaggaacagaggagggcag gtatcttctgggcaccctctggagtcaaatcaagatttgag gtacccTGA